The nucleotide sequence AGTCCCACAAAATAATTGACTGCTCCTTTTAGACCAGCTCGGTTTTCACTCTGCTGTTAAACAGGCCATTGATTTACAACCAGCACTACAGAAGAATAGTGCCTGTGATAGTGCTTGTCTCCACTGGATGTTTTTGGTTGATACCTCGATAAAATTGAGCTCAGATGGGTATGCTTTTAATGATCATCTGAAGGTCTtcaaaacatattaaaaaataaaagcttcattagatatgaataaatgaatggcCCAACATTACCACAAAGAGCCAGAGGTTGTGTTTTCTGTCATTTCCCAACACTTTTAGTTCAGTATTTGCTGCTGTCATGTAACTTGAAACCTCAGGTTTGGAGCTtgtgtcacctaaaaaaaatcttctttttctttaattcaCTCAGGAAGATTTCCAGCAATAAGAACTCATCTCATTCTATTAGCAGTTAATCTAGCACCTTTTGCTGCTTAATCTGTAGATAGTCTGAAAATATTGTTTGCCTGTTGTTATAGCTGAAATTATATTTTGTAATGAtgcaaaacaaataaagaataaGCTGCACTGAGTTTTCTATCTGTTCTTGTGATTATTTTATTACCAGTTGTATGCCCTCATCCAAGTTTTGCATCCATGGACTGTTTGCATAAGCATATTTTATAAATGTAGAACTGAGAGTTACACATTAGCAGTCTTGTGATATAGGTTTTGTTCCACAGATCTTCCCTGATGATCTGGAAAGGATTCGCTCATTTGCGCGCGCATCCTTTAAAAGGATCACATTAATGTATATCTAAGGTAGAAGAAAATCTCCATCTCTGTTTCACAAAAGATTTCAGAGTGTTTTCACCCCAGATTGTGACTGGAACATCCTACCAGCAGGTCCTTCAAATCAAGAATTCAGCACCACGGAGAGCTCCTGTCaagggaagaaaagaaaatctattGTGGATCAATTATATCATTAACGGAGTTTCAAAACAACTTTCATTTACAGCAAGCGAAAACAACATCTCAGACTAAACAACTAGATTGCCCCCACCCTTTTCCTAATTCAAACCTAAAGCCTCTATCTTGTATTATTTTAGAAGTGTAAAATGGCAAAATCAATTTCAATAAATTtcaaatctgtttttatttttattccaggGGGCAGCAACTCCATTTGTGCACTCAAATTCTTCTCTAGACTATTTGAAACTGTGGACACAGGTGCCTTATACTACAATAAAGTATTTACACTGTTGTCAGCATCAtggtgaaaaacacaaagaaaaacaaattgcaGCAAAGAAAACCTTTCAGTGACATTTAAGCTCTGCAGGCTGCACTACAGAGATTTCACTCATTATATAAGGCCACTAAATGTCTGTTTAGTTACTAACAAAGAATTCATGAGATCAAGACGAAGTAATTTCTGAATGGACAGTTTATTAaggcttgattttttttaatagatagAAAACCAAGATAGATCTTTTTGAACAATTTTTCTTCACTACAGCTGTGGCCTACAAGATAAGGTTTATTTAGTACTTTGTATTTCATTGATCCTTTTTGtaataaatataatttcatcGCTAACCTGACATCCCTCTTGCAGCAAACATTTCCTGACAGTTTACATTAACACGCATTTAGGCCCTGTCCTACAATCACAACCAGTCGCTTCCTGAGAGAAAGACGGCTGTGGCTGCGACGGGTCGTCGGCGGCATCCTTAAGCTTTTCCCTGCCTTTACGCTGCTTGGTGAGAGTGGTGTTGGTGAAGGCAAACATGTGAAGGGCGTTCACCGTATTGCTTGGATCCACCTAGCTATTGATTAgtgcagatttaaaaaaaaaaataaaaaaaataaaaaataaaataaaaaaatgaggagacaaagaACAAAGGCTACTGTTAGATGGCAGTTCTCTCGatgatttggggggggggggggggttacactGGTCAGGTGCAAACACACACCTGGAAAATACTGCTGTGAAGCAGACAGTTCAAATGACTTGAAGTACCTCAGCACAATGCACTGCAGCACTTGTGCCATTTCAATGTTTTAACGGTGTTAACAGTCAAGACAGATCGCACAGCACGCACATAATCTAACATAATCTGAGAATACAAACAGCTTATTTCCAGGACATGTTTACCTGACATTACTGTTAAGGTGACACGACTTCAGAAAACTGTGAAGTGGAATCTGAAAATTGAATTAGCTTACTGTAAAATCACAacagaataaaaataagaattacaCAGAcgagagaaacaaaaataaaaatccctTAAAAGGCAAAGAGGCAGTCATGAATTCCTCTCTTCATCTTTGTGATCTTTCAGTCCAAGATTAAATGACAATCTCAAACTGCTCCAACTCCAACTGATCTCACAAATAATCTTGCTGTGAATGCTCCAAAACGGGCGTCTGAACACCCGTCATCACCCGAAAAAACAAGCTGCAGAGTAAATAATACTTCAACCATCCCCAACAGATTTCCATTATGCAGCTTGCCATGCATGGGCACACACatctattaatattttttattttttaatatccaatctttttttttttttttttaagcataccTCAATGTAGTTTACAGTATCATAATCAATGGCTTCAGTCTAGAACAAACTATAATCGCAACAtccaaaaaacacacagaaaccacatctcattcttcttattttttttcttacttgaTATTAAATCAGTTACATTAACTTTTAGGTTATACATTTTTAGGCTTTCTCCATGAATATATAGGCTCCTACGTTAAAGCTTAGCATTATGACCAACATGATAGACTTAGCGAAaccaaattaaaggaaaaaagaaagaaaggattAAGACAGAATGACGGTGACTGGACAAATATCGGAACCTTCCCCCTTTTTGTGGAACAAAAATATGATAGCAACAATTGATTCAATGCAGCACTTACATCATTACATAAATCTGATAAAGTAATTTAAGGTGGTGGATGCGACAATTCTCTCAGACTGGGTTGTGTACACAAGCAGAATCTCCTGATGAAACATACAAAGGACCCCTTCAAGACAAACAtcaaaagaaagcaaagcaGAGGGGTTTGAAAGATGTCAATAGTACAATTTTTGATTTAAATGGTGAGAGTTCTGGTTGTGGAGGACACATCCATTATTTCTTTCCCAGAGGCCTTTGCAATTCCTCCTCTGAAATGTCTCGAGTCCCGTGTGACTTCACACTATCCCTGATTTCTCCAGCAGTGTCACTGTTTGAGCAGTTCTTTTGAGAAGTCACcaataattagaaaaaaaaatgttaaggcTCCAGAAAACAGGTTTCTGAAATGAAAATTGTCAGTAGTAAGCCAAAAAATAGAGATTTTGTCGATctgaatgaaaaatagataaaacCTTGAAGAAGTTTTATTATCGCACAGTTCCAAGTCCAACATTGCCTTTGTGATCCTCCAACCCTGTTGGCACAGTTAAACCTCTGAAGCATGGCAATGTTGCCCCCAAATGGACAAATAGGGGCAGGACACATCCGTTCCTGATTGTACTGAAATATAAagtggcagatttttttttcctccatggtGCAGTCAAACCCTGATTCAATTGGAAAGAGGAGGGGGGAGTGGGTGGGCAAGAGAGAGAAAACCAGTCTGTTGAGAGAAGAGTACGTCATGGAATGGGaagaaaaatgtttataaaaaactgaaataaagagagtggtggtggtggtggctaGGTAATACATTAAATCAGCTTGTTATCCCTGCACAAAACGTGGTGGTACatggggcaaaaaaaaaaaaagcacaagtgTCAATGATGGCAGATTCACCaggattaaattaaaaaaaaaaaaaaagaagggctTGGTTGCATTTTCATAATCTTCTGTCTTTTAAATCAAGTCCTAGTGTAACTGTTGATCAAGCCAAGGATAGATGTCTTCTATTGTTTATTCCTGTTCTGGCGCTCctgttcagaaaaaaagaacaaaaacaacaaacaaaaaaattactCAAACATTACTCATATGATCATTAGAAAGTAAAGTAAGTGCAGCATTTCTTGGTGAACAGatgtctacatgtatttaaagtGCTGATCAaacggcaaaaaaaaaaaaaagtcagcttTTTACCTGATCCAACCGAGAGCGGTTCTGTATCTGAGCAGGTTCAAAAGTCTGtcaaaaaagagcaaagaggaaacagacaaaaacaagatCAGGAACAAATCAAGAGTCAAATTACCTAAAGAAACTTTCACCAGTTTTTCACTAAAAAGGTACAAAATCCTATTTGTAAGATGACAGAGAGATGACTGTACCCACCTTGCgcacctcttcctcttcttcctgtctCTTCTCATAATGGGAGAAGTCATCAAAGATGGAGGTTGTGTGTTTGTAGGTGGCAATGATTTTGAGCACCTGCTTTGCCTTTTCCAGAGGTACCTCCTGGGTATCACGGGAGTTGGTCACTGGCTTGTTGTCGTTGTTCTCCAAGCGGATGTGGCGCAGCTGGCTATTAGGCACATCCTTAACAAACAACCAGTCCACATCAAACTTGCCTTTCCACTTGTCCTGTGCCCAAACACCAGCACTGGTCCCATAGTCCACTGGTGAACGCATCTCTGCCACACCACAGAAATGACCACTGCCATTGACACTGAACAGGAGGTATACAGGACCTTTACCATTCATGGCCCGGAAGGCTGAGTCCAGCCGCTTGTTGCCATGCTCAGTGCTGCACCAGATGGAGTACTTGATGGAGCGATGAATATCATCCTCAGAGTAGCTCTTAATGATGAAAACACGGCCATTCTTCAGGTTCCAATCAAAGTCCTTGGGGTTGTAGCTATGGGAGGCCCGCAGCTTCTCCAGCACTGGGTGCGACTCTCCACCAGGTCCTTGGCTGGAAGATGCTTGGGGACCATTGTTCCCACTACCAACCACACCCATCACACCACTACCATCATGGCCAGGTCCACCCTGGCCATAACCTTGGTTACGGTTGCGTGGAGCAATCCAGCGGGTCTGGGGTTGTGGGGGCTGGGTGTGGTTTTGGTAGGGCTGGGGTGGTGGCTGGTGGTGATGGGGGGGCTGGGGCTGTAAGGCCATAGGTGGCATCTGGGGTTGCACCAAAGACTGTGGAGGAGGGGGCTGCATGGGTCCTTGTTGCATGGGGGGTTGAGGTGGCATGGCATGAGGCAGGCCAagaggctgctgctgttgctgcagtGGAGCTGTGGCTACTTTAGTCACTGGGCCCTTTTCCCAGGTCCCAATGTTCATGTTGTGTTTGATGGGTGGTGGGGGAAGAGCTCCCCCTGGGTTGGGCATCCCTGGCTTCACCTTCGCTTTTAGCTGCTGTGGTTTGGCAGGCTTGCTGGCAATGGCCGCCCAGGAGGTGGGTTTAGGTGGGGGCATTCCAATCGGCGTTGCTCCGTTTCCTGTGGCTGCCACAGCAGGTCCACCAATCACAGATCCTACAGCCTTTACTGCTGACCCCTGACCAGTGACATCCCCACCGATCTTCAAGCCAACCATACCCTGCTCCAGGCTGTTCATACCAGGGGCTTTGTTCAGGGTATCACTGTGAAACCCTGTCTGACCATCAGGCACCAGAGTGCCCCCCAGGGAGCTGGGAGGATAGCTATAGCTGCCACCGTAGGCTGAACTTTGAGTCTGCTGGCCCTGGGAGCCACTCGTCCCCCAAGCAGAGAAGGCAGGGTTTTCAGGGAAAAAGTTAAACCTGTGGGGATAGATACTGCTTCCCAGGCCCCCTGGCTGGCCAAACACTGTGTCCGGCATGAAGTGATGGTCTCCATTACTCAAGGGTCCATATGGGGTGAGGTATGGAATAGGGGGGTCCCCACCTGTGGACCAGGGAGCCTCACTTAGGGGATATGGAAATCCAATGGAAGGAGCGTAGTAGCTTGGCAAGTAAGGGTCGGTGATGGACTGGTAACTGTTGTTCTGAATGAATAGAAGTCAGAATCACAACATTAGAAAAACTCtgagtttaaattaaaaatacccCCCAAAAATTAAATACAACTCTGCTAGTTGTAGATTTTTGATAGGTAAATAGCTAAATGCTTCATACAAATCACATTTCACTGCTTAGGTTACCAGGTTCACTTTTTTATAAACAGTGACTGTTCATAAATTTGCCATGCTGTGGCATTCGATAATGAATAACATTCTTACAACTCATGTGAGAGAAGCTGAAGAGCAGACTTTACCTGAGTTGATTGACTAGTGAGGTATGGCTCAAAGTCATTGTCATGGACAGTGTCCTTCTGATGCAGTGAACCATTTtgcactgtaaaaaacaaaacaaaaacattaatggATCATTTAAACTTATTTTGTACTGAGGATGCAGTTATGTTTTGAGGGCTATATAGCAACAGCTTTTTTAGCTTTCAGGATGTAGTGTGTTCAGGGATAACCTTATGATTGTATGAAActcttaatatatttttaacaaaatcaaaaatcaaatcacACTGATATTACTTCTATAAATGTCGGTTTAATCAGTCTTTAATGTCTCTGCTtttccaaaagacaaaaaaccccaaacattaCACCAAAACTGGCAAACCATGCCAGACAACCATATACCAGATGTGGATGAGCTTGTGGCCTGTTGCCAGCCAGACCTGAGATGAGCACAATTTAAGACCTGTCTGTCACTTCACCTACTCCAAAAGCTGCGGCAGATCAAATATACCAATATCAGTGTTCATGAAGAACCGACAATAATAAATTGCAAGTAAATATTTCTGTGTAATAATTAgttgggacaaaaaaaaaaaagttaatttacACAAATAACCTACAACATTTCAGTACAAAGGAGTTATTGTTTTGGACAGCTGCAGTAATAAGAATTTTGAGGCACGGGTGCAgtgaaaatgtaataaaaatgtgatttatCATCAAAAACTACATTTTGATATTTAAAGCTCTTAGTACCCAGGACTTTTGGGTCCCTCACCTGTGAGAGGAGAGCAATTTTGAAGCAACAGGAAGTTCTTCTTGTGCCTTCAAAACAACATTAAGCAGGTTCTTTTCAAAATAGCTTTTTCATGGCAATCGTTAACAATTTGGTGGTATGATACAATTCACTCTGATTACAAGGGTTTCTGATTATGATAGTATTCACTGGAAAAAGACTGTTAATGTGGATGGAAAGTAACAATGTGAAATTTTATCAACATGGGATTTAGGAAATGTAAACTAGAATCTAGTGCATCTCCAGTGATTGGAACCTTTATTCCCCCACCCTTtattatattgcaaacatttgcaggCAATTTTATAGgctataggtgtgtgtgtgtgtgtgtgtgtgtgtgtgtgtcatactACAAAGATGGATTTGTGACCTTACTATAAAATCATGAACTAAATAAATGCCAAACCATAACAGACATAAATCATTGCATCTCATTAATATCAATCCCGTctgtaaacataaaaatgaaacatgttCGCCCAAATGCCACATTCTTGAAAATGTTACTGAATCCACAGGAAAGGGAGGATGTCAAATTTTACATCATCGGCCACATACACAAATCCAAGGCCACAAATGTAAGAGATCCGTCTGCACAAGTAAAAACATTCTGCTAGCCAACTGCCAATTAAATGTCCCTTTTCCCCCCTGTGAATCtactctaaaaaaaaatatatataacattTTTATATCAGGCAGTGAAAACCAGGaactttgctgtgttttatttgttaatgTTTATCTAGTAATTCTATTTTGTCAGTGTCAATGGTTTTTATCAGTAGGAAATACtgtaaaatacagttaaaagtccataATCTATGCCCTccatcacattttccaaagccctCCACTGGGCCGGAGCGGGGTCTTTGCCAGACTAATTCTGACCACGGGCCTTGTGTTTGACACCACCGATCTAGaggtttctgaaaaaaaaaatttcaatagcAAAGGTATTCTAATCTAGTATATCCCACTGAATGTGAAATAGTACAGTATTTTGCCATTTGGCTTTAATATTATTTGTATTACATGTTAACACTTGACTTATGAAGAATAAgagcattaaaataaaaatatcactAGCGGAAAAGATATCACCTTTTAATGTAGATATTCATCTACCAGTGTCAAACACAAAAGACAATGTAGTTTGACAATCCAATTAGATAATTTTATCAATAAATTTCCATTACACTGTATCAATCTCCAGCATAGTGTACTAATTACTCAGAAATATGGTACTGCACACCACAGAGAGGATAAGGATGCCAATTTCGCTGCTTTAGGTAAAACCAGACTAACTATGGTTCTTCGGTCTGTTGTAACAGTGTTTTAAGTAGTACCAACCTGGGAAACTATCTCCTTTGATTGCTACATGTGGAAAATGACAACTTCGGACACTGACCCAATCTTAATAAGCCAAATTCTAAAGAGTTCATCTATGAAAGTTGGCATTTATTCTAAAAAGTGTCTGTGTCTGGGGGGTGAGGGACTGTAAAAACATTGTACTAAAAGATATTTAGTGTTATGATAATGGTGGTGGTGCACTGTCCAAGACATTGGTTCAAAAATCAATCATATGCTACTTGTGACATGGCTCTGGTAGCATATAATTTATATTTCCATAGTCATTTAACAATGCAGTTAAATGACTATGAGGGATGAGGGTACTATCATCCAAAAAAAGGCCACTGACATCTAATTAAAATTATTCGTCATAGAACAAAGGTGATCTTCAAGAACAATATTGTAGTAATTCAGATACTCTTCCCTCTAAGGTGATAAGTGGACTCAAACCACAACAGCAAAACAGATCCACTGGATATCCCCAGGGCAAGCATTTaaagttttcctttaatttgtcctgGTCTTTAGATGTAAAAAGTAATTATCTTGATACAGTCATCCACAACTCACCTTTAGATGCTTGTCCCTTTGATCTCTGTATCCAAGTAAATCATagaaaaagggggggaaaagaagaccacaaagtTATTTTGAGTCGGCCTGAGATATCACACGTAGGTTGTGAGTACAACCCATAATGTTACCTATCCATTGCCCAGAAACTGAACATGAGACTACTTCCTGAAGAGAGCCATCTGAAACATTCGCCTTACGCTACTCTATATTAAAAGGTGTATAGTAATTACACTTTTATTTGGCATACTGTACAATCTAATGGTCTATGATTAACTGGTTATTTAAATAACCAGTTCATGAGAGCTCTAATCCACATACAATTTTGCTAACTACCATAGCTCCCTTAAAATGGCTCTACAAAAGCCATCAGACTTAATGCAGCTCTCAGCTTAGTGTTTCTTAGCAGATTCAAACATTTCGGTCAGCCCAGACACGAGAAAACATTCCATTATAAAAGTTACTATTTAAAGAATAAGTTAGCATGAGCCTTTATGTAAATCTGTTGACGTTAACTAGCTTTGGTTTTCACGTATTCAGGCATTGGCTGCTACTTTTCCCCCCTCCCCAATCGGCACCAAAACATATCATTTCTGTTAAAGATACATCTGACAACAGCCTGAATATTTACGAAAATGTGTCATCTTTCTTACTCCTCTATTAAAACATTTAGCAATTTCACGGAAAGTGGCTAACTCGCTAGCTACAAGCACCGGCCAAATGCTAGTGGCTTGCTAGCACTTCCGAGCAATAGCCATAGCCCAATAAATCGTTAACGTTAGCAGGTGAGGTAGCCTAGAAGCTCTCTACAGACGAAGT is from Oreochromis niloticus isolate F11D_XX linkage group LG20, O_niloticus_UMD_NMBU, whole genome shotgun sequence and encodes:
- the LOC100695982 gene encoding YTH domain-containing family protein 1, which encodes MSATSIDPQRSKGQASKVQNGSLHQKDTVHDNDFEPYLTSQSTQNNSYQSITDPYLPSYYAPSIGFPYPLSEAPWSTGGDPPIPYLTPYGPLSNGDHHFMPDTVFGQPGGLGSSIYPHRFNFFPENPAFSAWGTSGSQGQQTQSSAYGGSYSYPPSSLGGTLVPDGQTGFHSDTLNKAPGMNSLEQGMVGLKIGGDVTGQGSAVKAVGSVIGGPAVAATGNGATPIGMPPPKPTSWAAIASKPAKPQQLKAKVKPGMPNPGGALPPPPIKHNMNIGTWEKGPVTKVATAPLQQQQQPLGLPHAMPPQPPMQQGPMQPPPPQSLVQPQMPPMALQPQPPHHHQPPPQPYQNHTQPPQPQTRWIAPRNRNQGYGQGGPGHDGSGVMGVVGSGNNGPQASSSQGPGGESHPVLEKLRASHSYNPKDFDWNLKNGRVFIIKSYSEDDIHRSIKYSIWCSTEHGNKRLDSAFRAMNGKGPVYLLFSVNGSGHFCGVAEMRSPVDYGTSAGVWAQDKWKGKFDVDWLFVKDVPNSQLRHIRLENNDNKPVTNSRDTQEVPLEKAKQVLKIIATYKHTTSIFDDFSHYEKRQEEEEEVRKTFEPAQIQNRSRLDQERQNRNKQ